The following is a genomic window from Drosophila busckii strain San Diego stock center, stock number 13000-0081.31 chromosome 2L, ASM1175060v1, whole genome shotgun sequence.
CGCTcgttccttttttttatgctttttgcaacataattaaaagcgcTAAAACGCAGCGCGTGAGAAAAAATTGGCAACTCAGTTTAAGTTAAAGACATTTGCatagcagcagcgacttttcaattgtttgcaacAATAGCCTGCGGCCAATGACTAAATATTGAACGTCAGACGtgctgcagtcgcagctgccgcagcttAGGCAAACTTTGTAATGCATTGGcaacttttcaattaaaaacataaatacaaagcGTGGGCGCCCAAAGTCAACAATTACTTACTGTATAGTgattaaaatgttaatgccAGATAGCACCACCATGGGCAGCAGACAATAGCCCAGCACGGAAGCGACTGCACCAAATGTGACTTGAGCACGCGTCACCATCAGCGACAACAGACAGTAGAAGAAAATGCAGCCCATCACACCAATGCCGTAGATATAGGAAAAGGTTACCTTGCCGCTCTGTAAGTAAAGCCACATAACgtgacaatttgtttataattttaagagAGGCGTTGCACTCACCAGCAGCAGAAAGCCGCCCaatgttaaacaaaacacCAGCGGACCAGCCATGTCCGTATCCTGCAGTATTTGCTGCTCAGTGCCACGCAGTGGATTAAGCACGGCCAGAgtctgcaaaaaataatagaaaagtGTAAGCAAACTATAGTTGGGGGGGGGTCTGTAGGGGTTGCGGCTGTAGTcagcatacaatttatttgttccAAACGTCAGACTGTGagtctcgctgctgctgctgctgttgtgaaaatttgaaaaatggaAATTGATGATAAATGATATTGCTGACCAGTGAGCAACGCTGCCTGTCAACGCGTTTGACGCATGAGAATTTagaccagcaacagcaacagcattggGCACAACAATTGGCTTTATtgccaattgaatttgcagcaattataGCAGCATTAAGCTgacttcaaattaaatatccTTTATGCTGTCAAAGGCTGCCCAAACAACAGTTTAAGCGTTCCAGTGTGGGCGCTTTTATGCGCTTCAATGGGCTTTTAGTCTCATTTTGTTAAGTATACGCCTAGTGTAAAcagtgtggcagcagcagcagctaagcagctAAGGTCGTTAAGTACATTGGATCAGTAATTTAAGTGCAGTTGTCAaatattaagctaaattttaatttcgctattacaaatttgtttactttttctaATTcactcaataaattttaattttacttaacCAGTTTGtcaaaaactaatttgtgGTGCTGCCattgttatattttcaaaagtttggcgtatgttaatttttcataattttcattttatttagctaaattatttactttcttgccttgctctctttctttcGCGCTcacgctttaattaaatttaattcaaaaaacttttaaattttaatttcactaTGCACAGTTTGTTaattcacaaatatttaaattttagtttactctgcaaacatttaaattttaatttcactaTTACACTTTtctaactttaatttttctaatttattctATACATTTAAGTTTGAATTTcgctatacaaatatttttatttattgaattcacGCTTCAGACATaaaaatttttctattttgctaTTCAAAGTTGCTAAATTTTCTATTTCGCTATTCAAAGTTGCTAATTTTTCTATTTCGCtgtacaaatttgttaatttttttctaaacTTGCAATTtctgtaatttattaattttttagatactctataaattttaatttcattcaacttttcaaattacaaacaaattttaatttcgctatacattttgctaattttcatttttctaaTATCTAATCCTAATTTcgctaaacaaatttgttaatttttctaATGCTTACgctacatacatttaaatttcaatttcgttatacaaatttattattttttctactccacaaacatttaaatgttaacaatttgttaacttttCTAATAGCTTTCGCAACTTAATTCATTTACTCATGTTAAGTTCGTCCCATTGACTGCGCAcagattttgctgctgccgccatacaatttaattagtatttcatttaatttttatgatgGCACACAGACTCattaacattttcatttttcaattaacacAAACGTAATAAATTCCACAACAGAAAACAggacacaacacaacaacaacaagaacaaaaaattgcaaatttttacacaaatgcaaaaaagttACATAGAGcgaaaaaagtttaattaaaaacacaaaagttggtttttatttatttaaaaaaaaaaaaagcaaaaacaaaaagcaactaCTACAATGACACGCACAGACATTTGTAAGCAAAGCTATGAAAAAATATGTCTTCATTAACGACaaaacaacaatgcaaacgAGCGAAAAGCAGAGCATGCAATAAATAAGTACAAAAGCgaaatgcaaaaacatttaaatttcaattaaaacagAGCGCAAAGTTCTGCTCTGTCGCTGTCTGCGCCTGCAGttggcaaaagcagcaaaagctcaGGGAGTGCACTTCACTCCCCTTTCACTcccttttttgctttgctgctgctaaattagaaaacgcaaaacaaaagtgaaatgcGTAGCAGGCACAAGAGGAATAATGCAGTAGCTTGGGAGCTGCTGCTAACAAACCAAAGTACGGACGTAGTAGTTGCCTACGGCgggaaataaaatatgcaatttgcttagcCCTAACCCAAAAACTGTTGCCAATTTATGCAGCCCGCAGACGGCTGCAACTTACCTTTTGGAAAATATGATTTGGATTGATGCCCAGCTCTGCAAAGAGATGGATTAATGGATTAACTGCAAGCAGGCAATGGCTGAGCGCTTACCCTCCAGCAGTGGCGGCTCATCTTCAAACTCATTGCCAGTGGgcgcgccgccgccgccgcccggCTTAAAGGATTTCTCCTGCCCGAAGCTGTTCTCTGTATATGCGTTGGGATCGTAAAAGCCGCCCAGACCCTGATTGGGCGCATTGCTATATGTTGCATCATAATTGGGCGGCACCGAGGGCTGTGTATTATCAAAGCTCTGGAAAttgctgcgtgtgtgtgcaacaagcaagcaaaaaggtaaacaacaactaaacgtTTGTGTCCAAGTGGGCAGACTTACAGTTCTTGCTCAAATTCAGGCATATCAAAGTTATAGCTGGCATCCGCTGCTGGGCCGGAGGCGTAGAAATCATTGGGCGCGCCAAATTGCGacattttgattaattgcaaacactattttaacttaaataatttaatttaatgctgccAACAACACGTCAACACAATGCGAGGGCTGCAAAACAAGCTATAATAGAGTTGCCACAATAGTTAGCGCAGCCCTGGTTGTGGCGGTCGGACGACTTTGCAGGCAAGCAGTTCGCTGAGCATGCAAGCAGTGCGTTTAGTTAGCGCGCAGCTAAATTACTTTGAAATGAGTCATGCCAACAAGTACGTATAGAATTTTGGTAGAACaggtatatttttataataaaatctttaataatttgttgttatatgaAATGCTCTTATACTAGCGTCTTATACTTTAAGCAAAAAACCCAAACATTAAGCATGACTCACTTCAGGCTTTGGGACTAGCCCAAAACTCTGACATTTATAGGCctatttgatttaaaactgGTTTTGCAGCCACCCGCGCTGTCTTAATTACAAAGTAAAAACgctaaatataattgttacaCTTTTTTATAAAGTGCGCGCTATATTAAAATACAGTTGTTTCATTAATTGCTTAGACACAAGCTGACTAATTCAAGTTCAGtgatatttaaagctaaacagCGTCTCGTACTTCTCTCAAATCTCAAGCTCAGCGTGGTCGCGTGGCTTTGAGCTAAGCTGCCGACTTTTAGTTTCGTTTTGAGCTTCGTTAATGTCGGTTGTGCTTTTTTCGCTGTCTGCCTAAATAAAAAGGTGTGTGtctcatatttttgttaacaaacaaGTTCAGCATGAGTTCAAATTTTAGCTACTAAACACTTTGGCTTAACCTAATTGTTTGGCAAAAGACTTAGGCTACAAACTTATTGGGCTACATAAGCAAATGCCACGCCTACTTGGCTTGCCACACATGTTGTAATCATTGCAACGCAACGTTTGCTGTCACTTTCAAATTTGTCACTTTCCTAATGAATGATTAAGTaagcaactaaagctaaacTTGCAGACATAAATCAGTTGAGCGGTTAAAAGGTTTGCGGCTTAAAAGTTTTGATAATAATTTCATGAGAGTCAgcgtttaatataaatttaaatttaaatttacatagcTCAGCTGAATCATTTCCTACACTTGAATCTATAAAAACGAGCATCTCAATAAACACTTGAGTCTTTATTGTTAGACATAACaagtttttgaattatttttatgccgcCAAACTATGTTGAGTTgtttagcaattgttgttgtttcagcTTGAAGGTTACTTTCAAATTTTTCATAGATTTTGATTCTGCACTagacattttgtattttttgtttttggttttgttttaatttttatggctAAGCCAAGGTTGACTGCAACGGAAGCTTAGCGGCTGCCCACTGagcttgtaatttaatttgacttgcaattattatttacagttaATCAGCATGCTGTCTATTTGCGCTGCGagggcggcgctgctgctttgcgtaggtgtgggcgtggcactgggCAAAGATAATCTGCGTGTGGCCTACGAATGGCGTGAAATGGATTTCAAATATGAAAGCGACGATGCGCGCTGGACGGCAATCGAAAGCGGAGCCTTTAAGCCGGCGAATGTGATTCCCTTCGGCATCGAGCTGCATCGCCAGCGCCTGTTTGTAACGCTCCCCAGATGGCGCCACGGTGTGCCAGCCACGCTGGGCTACCTTGATCTTAATGGTAAGTGCTCACAGCCAttgctttgattgttgtttgttaattgtttatgccATATAAAAATGCCAAGTTCTTACAacttgctggctgctgcattGTCATGTTAGCCAACTGTGGGATTTATGTTTAGCACAAATGCATTCAGCTGTTCGttctgtaaacaatttaatattattttttttttcatatactACACTGCacttaattgctttgcttttgttcatattgctgctggccaacatCATTAGCAAGCTGAGAAAAATCAACAGCAttcattatttgcattaagcaAACATAAGCACCTAAgtaaatgtataaacaaaagcgctgtCTAtgtaaatttagcaacaatttgcatttttaaatgtgcagtgagtttgaaaatttaagtaaatattactttaatagttaaagtatttttttgtacTTAATCAATTAAGGCaaagcatttataattaaataaatttattgtcgTAGTTTCatatcattaaaaaataaaaaaatatattatattatgctGCCCCCTTGTGCGTCGCGCCTTTGCTTTATATGCTAAATTTATCAAGCGttcaaaagtttatttatagctaccatatatagcatatatatgcataaacatatatgtattttaactaaacaaaTCATAATTCTTAatcatacatttattttggaaTTTGTGAAAAACTtacttcaaaaatattaaagctaaatcaaatatttgttaaaacaaaactcaaatttatttagttacatataagaaaaagttaaaaatagcttgtataatgtatataatataactaaatatatatatttttaatgttttttgtttgcctagcAAATAGTTAGTTagcatatttaacaattatatacttagttatataaatttgatgagctgtttaatttctttataaaattttaagaaattgcaaattgttgctaagctgtagttagctatatatatatataaattatacagaGTAGACAATAGCTTAGTTATCTATTTTAACTcagcacatatatatattgtttgtaaattttatttgatttaataaccATGAGCTTATAGCCAACTTGACAGCTGCAATGCTAATTACAAAGTATTGCAGCTAACTGTATTTGGTATGATTCAGCTTTGTTAGCCGAGGCATTGACTATAGCCAATTAGCATCAATGCAaatgaccaaaaaaaaaaccaaagtTATGACGTCATCATCACGCTTAGTAATgctcaatttttattacagaCACCTCCAGCAAGATGCCTGTACTGCAGCCCTATCCCAGCTGGGTGGCGCATAATCTGGCCGAAACTGAGCCGGAGCTAGTGTCGCCATTTAGAGTGCGCGCTGATCGCTGTGGACGTCTCTGGGTGCTGGACTCGCGCATTGCGGGCGTGCTGGAGCAAACCAAGATTTATGGCAGCGCGCAGCTTTTGGTTTACGATTTGCATAATGATGATTTGCTTAGACGCTATGCTATACCCGCTAGCCAGAGCAAGACGAGCTCGTTCTTTGCCAATTTGGCTGTGGAGGATGCGGATTGTGAGCATAGCTATGCTTATGTTGCGGATTTGGGTGCGCCTGGTCTGGTGGTTTACTCTTGGCATGAGCAAACGAGCTGGCGTGTTTCACATCACTTTTTCCATCCCGATCCTGTAGCGGGCAACTTTAGCATTAATGACATAGAGTTTCAATGGGATGATGGTCTTTATGGCTTAGCGCTGTCCAAACCCGCAGCTGATGGCTTTGCTACGCTTTATTTTCATCCGCTGAGCTCTACCATGGAATTCTCTGTTAACACCGCTGTGCTGCGTAATCAGTCTCTGGCCAGCTCATCTGATATTTATCGCGAGTTCAAGGTGCTTGGCTCACGTGGCAATGATATGCAGGCAGGCGCGCAGTTCCTCGATACAGACAGCGATGTGCTCTTCTACTCGCTGCCCAATCAAAACTCCATTGGCTGCTGGCGCACTCAACTCGACTACAAACTGCAGGATCGCGTGCAAATGAGCGATACAGAGCTAATCTTTCCCAGCGATGTTAAGATAGATGCTGCACACAATCTTTGGGTGCTGTCCAATCAGCTGCAGAGCTTCATCTACGACGAGCTCTATCCCGGCAGCATTAACTTTCGCATACTCAAGGGCAGCGTAGCCAGCGCCATTGAGCAAACCATGTGCAATGTGCCCAAGCCGCTGCCCAAGTTCATCGATACGCTGCACAAGACGCTCAACAATACGCTGGACAAGGTTACGCAGCTTACGCAAGCGCCATCTAGCGCTTCAAGCTTAGCTCTCAGTTTGGCTGCGCTCAGCTTGAGCTGTTTGGTCTGGCTGCAAGCTTAACCCAaacgcattaatttaattagtttagctttactttttatttgattaaaaactttgtacatttatttaaactgtgCGCCAGCCCAGCTGCGCTTAATATTTTGACAACTTTTCGTTATTCACTATGTAAACCTCATTGACATCCAAAGGTTTCCGCGCTAGACTGCGATGCGTCATCTTctgcattagcagcagcaagtttcTTCTTTTCATGCTTCAGCTGCAGACTTTTATGCAACCACCGCTAAAAAGAATAACGTGCAGCTAAGTAgagtatataagtatataatatataagtatataagcAAGTTGCTTACATGTTCCAAAATGCCTATAAGACCCAGCACGGATAGACCAAGCAGAAACCCCAGTGAGCCACCTACTTCTGATATGAACTGCGTAGCATCATAGCTAGGACGTTCCTCCAGCATCTGTGGCATAGCATAGAAGAAAAAACGATGATATTCCAAATGGAATAAAAAGGACTTTAGCTAACATACCGATATAAGCTTTGtggtataataaataaagataaGCGTGCGTGGTTCCGGCTGTCTAAACTCTTTACGGCTCTGTACATACGTCGTATAAATGCGCGACTCACAGGGCTCCAAACAATCGCAATCGAAATCATCATCACTTTCATAAACGCTGCGggcaatacaaaaataataaagaaattcaaaCGCATAACTTTGCTTACGCTTTGTAGCTTGCAATGAGATCACGTATGGAGTCGGTGTCATTGCAGGGCTGATGCTGCACATCTGGCATCCAGGGACCCGAGCAATTGGTCTTCTCAGCCAAGTCCTGCCAAATGCAGATTTCACCGCACTGCAAGAGCATTATAAGCAACAAGTAAGGAAATGTGTATGGAGTTCACCTTTAGATCACTGTAACCTTCCTGATTGGAGCAGCTATCCTTGCGTGATTCCACATTGTTGAAGTATTGACTTTGCAGcttgatttcaatttcttcATTAATGGCTACAAAGACATATTCGACACGTCCCGAACCCTTCATATTGATCTCTGCAAGAATGACAGCGATTGCTTTAGCAGTACGAATGAAATAAGTCAAATGCACCTGTAAAATTCTCACGCTTATCGTGTATGAACACATGCCAGCCGGCGCCAGAAACGAAGTCCACATCGCTGGTGGCAGTTTGACCAACGTTATGCTCCAGCATGAGCGAATAGCCTACAGGCTTGGAAACACGCTTCATAGCAATGCGCGGACGCAGCGTATAACAGCGTCCCATATAGAAATGCAGACTGCTGTCAATGTAAACATCTAAGGAATGGAAGTAATGAATGGAGGGAATGTACGGAATGGAAGTAAAACGAACTTACTCTCTTCAGCACCACCTAAACCAAAACTGTAGAAGGTTTCATTCTGCTCGTAGGTGCCGTTCATGAAGAATTCATCGAGCGGAATTCTTCCAAAAGGATAATCCAGCCAGCAGGTGGCATATTTGGGATGTGGACATTCTCCTTTGGACAATTGCTGCAATGGAAGTGAGTGGTAATCTATGAAATGGATACTTCAATTCCACTTACTGATAGCACATCCTCTCTGTAGGGCGGCTCCCGACATATGGTTATAGCTGGCATTTCAATTGTCTGATTCACATTGTAGTAGGAGTGCGTCGAGATAGGCGGATCGTGCAGCTTGGAGAAGCATTCATACAACTGCACTATGACTATAACGCAGCAAACGAACAGCACCAAGTAGCGTATTAACTTGGCCGGATCACGCAGCAGCCAGACACGCAAGTCCGTCCAATAGCCCATGGCGCTGTCTCGCCAACAAGTAAGTCCAACAATTGACAAAATATTCCAACTTAGATATAAGCAACACGGCCTGCGTAAATTCTCAGCTGATAAgcaaatattgatttatatgcCATGCCACAAGCGTGCTTTACAGCCCTGATAAGAGCCACTCTGATAATAACTTGGCTAAACTGCAACTGTAATCGGCGTAGCCGAACATGTTGTACTGCATCCTTTAGCCTTGTTTGTAAgcgtttaattgtttatggtTGGCATAATAAATTCTCAACGCATGtttgttcgtctgtctgtgtgtatctTTGCTTAAATCAGCGTTCCTGGTAGACACTTTAtggttttatttgtttatttactcaTTTGTATGCATGCGCAAGTGCGCGCTAGTGTAGCTTCCTGTACCtagcagcaaagcagcttaGTTGGCttagatatttatttaaaatgtagttAAAATAGAACTACAAGCTTTAACGACAAAA
Proteins encoded in this region:
- the LOC108599577 gene encoding protein YIPF5 homolog, which produces MSQFGAPNDFYASGPAADASYNFDMPEFEQELNFQSFDNTQPSVPPNYDATYSNAPNQGLGGFYDPNAYTENSFGQEKSFKPGGGGGAPTGNEFEDEPPLLEELGINPNHIFQKTLAVLNPLRGTEQQILQDTDMAGPLVFCLTLGGFLLLSGKVTFSYIYGIGVMGCIFFYCLLSLMVTRAQVTFGAVASVLGYCLLPMVVLSGINILITIQGTLGLIVSGISIFWCAISASKLFATAFSMDHQQLLIAYPCAVLYGGFALITIY
- the LOC108606704 gene encoding protein yellow; protein product: MLSICAARAALLLCVGVGVALGKDNLRVAYEWREMDFKYESDDARWTAIESGAFKPANVIPFGIELHRQRLFVTLPRWRHGVPATLGYLDLNDTSSKMPVLQPYPSWVAHNLAETEPELVSPFRVRADRCGRLWVLDSRIAGVLEQTKIYGSAQLLVYDLHNDDLLRRYAIPASQSKTSSFFANLAVEDADCEHSYAYVADLGAPGLVVYSWHEQTSWRVSHHFFHPDPVAGNFSINDIEFQWDDGLYGLALSKPAADGFATLYFHPLSSTMEFSVNTAVLRNQSLASSSDIYREFKVLGSRGNDMQAGAQFLDTDSDVLFYSLPNQNSIGCWRTQLDYKLQDRVQMSDTELIFPSDVKIDAAHNLWVLSNQLQSFIYDELYPGSINFRILKGSVASAIEQTMCNVPKPLPKFIDTLHKTLNNTLDKVTQLTQAPSSASSLALSLAALSLSCLVWLQA
- the LOC108606714 gene encoding acid-sensing ion channel 4-A, which produces MGYWTDLRVWLLRDPAKLIRYLVLFVCCVIVIVQLYECFSKLHDPPISTHSYYNVNQTIEMPAITICREPPYREDVLSQLSKGECPHPKYATCWLDYPFGRIPLDEFFMNGTYEQNETFYSFGLGGAEENVYIDSSLHFYMGRCYTLRPRIAMKRVSKPVGYSLMLEHNVGQTATSDVDFVSGAGWHVFIHDKRENFTEINMKGSGRVEYVFVAINEEIEIKLQSQYFNNVESRKDSCSNQEGYSDLKCGEICIWQDLAEKTNCSGPWMPDVQHQPCNDTDSIRDLIASYKAVYESDDDFDCDCLEPCESRIYTTYVQSRKEFRQPEPRTLIFIYYTTKLISMLEERPSYDATQFISEVGGSLGFLLGLSVLGLIGILEHVSNLLIYLYIIYLYTLLSCTLFFLAVVA